The stretch of DNA TATTATGCCACTaagttttattttcattttttttaaattttgttaaatgttCTGGCGGAATTTATGTTTTAGTGGTGGAATGTTCTGCCACTAACTTATTGAGGGAAATATTCCGCCACTAactgattttaaattttgtttgtaaatcaaggttttcttgtagtgatgaaaaaatgattttttttgcttataatatgggacggagagagtataatAATTGTAATACTCAAAAATTACAATTACAAATGAGACggcttaattagtattttggtcccttaaagatatttttggtttcatattggtcccttaaagaaaaaaagttctgctttggtcccttaaagacatctttgTTAGCCAAATTGGTCCCTTccgttaattttataaaaaaaacgttAACTTTTGCACATGTGGCAATTGGAAGAGATCCTCTACTTTTTTCAAGAACTGCATCATACCTTTCAACTATTTTGATCCGTCAGATTAATCCAATCACACATATTTCGACATGTGTCTCAccttcttttaattaaaaataaaacaaaaaaagctTTCTTGCCTCatctatgttgttgttgttgaaagcTTGGTTGCaacccttttttttcttcttgagaTTCAGTTAACAAAGAAAGCTTGATGGCAGGCTCCTTATGTGTTGTTGTTGAAAACATGCAATGATTTGTACCCCAAAAAATGAAACAggaaacaatttatttttgcttcaaaaGATAACACTAAATTGATTTGGAACTCTAAAACCTTTACACTCTTTCTTTCCTAACAATTTGCAGAGGATTGATTTTATAACTGTATTAGATCTGCGTTTTAGATCTtcaattttaaaccaaaaaatatagaaaatggTGGTAGTGAGGGTGGATTTAAAGAGGGAGGTGTTGTTGgaagaagaaagggaaagaagGGCATGGAGGAAGAAGAAAGAGGGAGGTGATGTGGGAAGAAGAATGAGGCTTTGAGAGTAAcaagaaaaaattgtgattttataggttttgaagaaaaaattctgGGTTtttaaagaagatgaagaaggagaaGTGAAGAgtgaagaaaagtaaaataaatcaaatgttGGTGGTTCATTATTAGTTATCATAGGTTTGCAAGATCTAAGGGTATAGATTTTAAGTAAAAGATTCAAtggttataattaaaaaatttaatgaggTCTATGGTGGATCATTTACAGTGTTGTTCCACCATATACATTTGGGGTTAACATTTAACAGAAAGGACCTTTTTAGCTAACAGAgatgtttttaagggaccaaagtgaaactttttttctttaagggactaatataaaaccaaaaatatctttaagagaccaaaaaTACTAAAATGAGACTTATATTAAGGAATGGATGATGAAGTATTTTTTATGAAACAGTATATTTGCCACTTACCTAGAGAGAGAATAATTTGTGTTGTTTCCCCAAAGATGCGTTACCAACTTGCTTTATTTAAGTCAACCCTTCTGTCTATCCATGTCACTCAACATCATacgtaaatattttattctccCTATCATACATAGCTTAGCTTATTTTATGTAACAATAAACTTTGCTCTCTCTCTCAATATTCTCATTCTCATACCCACATGTTCTTGCCATGGCTCTAGATCACAAACAacccaccaccaccatcatgACATGGCATCCCCGCCGCAAGGTCACCTTATATAGACGGCGGAAAGTACAAACGGTGAAGCTAGGTGGCAAGAAACCAAGGCGAAGATTAATTGGTGGAATAGTTAGAATATTTAGAAAGATGCGTGTAAAATGGCTTAAGTTACAATATCTTAAGTTATTTAAACGGCTTAAGGAACATTATAGAAACGTTGTGAAAGATCTTATTGAAGCTGGTGCTAGTATTGAAACTTTTCAACAAAGGATTTTTATGGAAAGCACTTTTG from Trifolium pratense cultivar HEN17-A07 linkage group LG5, ARS_RC_1.1, whole genome shotgun sequence encodes:
- the LOC123883045 gene encoding uncharacterized protein LOC123883045 codes for the protein MALDHKQPTTTIMTWHPRRKVTLYRRRKVQTVKLGGKKPRRRLIGGIVRIFRKMRVKWLKLQYLKLFKRLKEHYRNVVKDLIEAGASIETFQQRIFMESTFAIPLGVNLSTYPSRFGSDYPRTIFM